In one window of Nodosilinea sp. PGN35 DNA:
- a CDS encoding B12-binding domain-containing radical SAM protein: protein MKALLLYPKFPQSFWSYDRFMAIAGLKAVLPPLGIITVAALLPTEWEMRFCDRNVTPETEADWAWCDIVILSAMLVQKPDFQGLIQKAKRLGKPVAVGGPYPTSVPQDALEVGADFLVLDEGEMTVPLFLEALERGDTQGTFRSIDKPDVTHSPMPRYDLLQRDQYFMMAMQFSRGCPFNCEFCDIISLYGRKPRTKAPHQALAELQALYDLGWRGSLFIVDDNFIGNQRNVKLFLRELIPWMQAHNYPFTFMTEASVNLAEDDEMLQLMREAGFYAVFLGIETPDQDSLATTRKVQNTRNPLVEACAKINDAGMLIYAGFILGFDGERAGAGDRIQAFIEETSIPQPMLGLLQALPNTALWERLKKEERLMDSTDNATGDQNTLMNFVPTRPVTDIAREYVEGFWTLYEPSHYLRRSMEQCLKIRTVQGRGQTMQFPLGRGLRLVAQVIWHQGLRRPELRGQFWRQLWTMVRRKPQLLNMYLGLCAAGEHFWEYRALARERITHQLQAEPVAPLIQRSRALQEQH, encoded by the coding sequence ATGAAAGCCCTACTGCTTTACCCCAAGTTTCCCCAATCGTTTTGGTCCTACGATCGCTTCATGGCGATCGCCGGTCTCAAGGCCGTGCTGCCCCCCCTGGGGATCATCACGGTGGCGGCGCTGCTGCCCACCGAGTGGGAGATGCGCTTTTGCGATCGCAACGTCACCCCAGAAACCGAGGCCGACTGGGCCTGGTGCGACATCGTCATTCTCTCCGCCATGCTGGTGCAAAAGCCCGACTTTCAGGGGCTAATTCAAAAAGCCAAGCGCCTGGGCAAACCCGTGGCGGTGGGCGGCCCTTACCCCACCTCGGTGCCCCAGGATGCCCTGGAGGTGGGGGCCGATTTTCTCGTGCTCGACGAAGGGGAAATGACTGTGCCCCTGTTTCTGGAGGCGCTGGAGCGCGGCGACACCCAGGGCACCTTTCGCTCCATCGACAAACCCGATGTCACCCATAGCCCCATGCCCCGCTATGACCTGCTCCAGCGGGATCAGTACTTTATGATGGCGATGCAGTTTTCGCGGGGGTGCCCGTTTAACTGCGAATTTTGCGACATTATTTCGCTCTATGGCCGCAAGCCGCGCACCAAAGCGCCCCACCAGGCCCTGGCCGAACTGCAAGCACTCTACGATCTGGGTTGGCGCGGCTCGCTATTTATTGTCGATGACAACTTTATCGGCAACCAGCGCAACGTCAAGCTGTTTCTACGGGAGCTGATCCCCTGGATGCAGGCCCACAACTACCCGTTTACGTTTATGACCGAGGCCTCAGTAAATCTGGCCGAGGATGACGAGATGCTCCAGCTGATGCGCGAGGCAGGATTCTACGCCGTCTTTCTGGGCATCGAAACCCCCGATCAGGACAGCCTGGCCACCACGCGCAAGGTGCAAAACACCCGCAACCCGCTGGTGGAAGCCTGCGCCAAAATCAATGACGCTGGGATGTTGATCTACGCCGGGTTTATTCTGGGGTTCGATGGTGAGCGGGCTGGGGCGGGCGATCGCATCCAGGCATTTATCGAAGAGACCAGCATTCCTCAGCCCATGCTGGGTCTGCTGCAAGCGCTGCCCAACACCGCCCTCTGGGAGCGCCTCAAAAAAGAAGAGCGCCTGATGGACAGCACCGACAATGCTACCGGCGACCAAAACACGCTGATGAACTTTGTGCCCACCCGCCCTGTCACCGACATTGCCCGCGAATACGTCGAAGGCTTTTGGACGCTCTACGAGCCCAGCCACTACCTCCGACGCTCTATGGAGCAGTGCCTCAAGATTCGCACGGTGCAGGGGCGGGGTCAGACCATGCAGTTTCCCCTGGGGCGGGGGCTGCGGCTGGTAGCCCAGGTGATCTGGCACCAGGGCCTGCGCCGCCCCGAGCTGCGGGGCCAGTTTTGGCGTCAGCTCTGGACCATGGTGAGGCGCAAGCCCCAGCTGCTCAACATGTACCTGGGCCTGTGCGCCGCCGGCGAGCACTTCTGGGAATACCGCGCCCTGGCCCGCGAGCGCATTACCCACCAGCTCCAGGCTGAACCGGTGGCCCCCCTGATCCAGCGATCCAGAGCATTGCAGGAGCAGCATTGA
- a CDS encoding pentapeptide repeat-containing protein, producing MDRLTRDALLAAYQTGQRRFVAIDLTGAELFEVDLRQINLQGSCLDESYIPYGNLSGANLGGASLVKAHLGDVNLYGADLQAAVLTGADLGRADLRGANLHEANLEGANLGGADLRGANLSAANLEGANLRDANLEGASLRGANLSRCNLFRATGADLVESRCDGTTILPNGYNYGL from the coding sequence ATGGATCGACTTACAAGAGATGCCCTGCTAGCGGCATACCAAACCGGTCAGCGACGCTTTGTGGCGATCGATCTAACCGGGGCTGAACTGTTCGAGGTAGATCTGCGTCAGATCAATTTGCAGGGCAGCTGCCTCGACGAGAGCTATATTCCCTACGGCAACCTCAGCGGGGCAAATCTGGGGGGCGCGAGCCTGGTAAAAGCCCATTTGGGTGATGTCAACCTCTACGGGGCAGACCTGCAGGCCGCCGTGCTGACCGGAGCCGACCTGGGCCGCGCCGATCTGCGCGGAGCCAATTTGCACGAAGCCAATCTGGAGGGAGCCAACCTCGGCGGGGCCGATCTGCGCGGGGCGAACCTCAGTGCCGCCAATCTGGAGGGGGCCAACCTGCGCGATGCCAACCTGGAGGGGGCCAGCCTCAGGGGAGCCAACCTCAGCCGGTGCAACCTGTTTCGGGCGACGGGGGCCGACCTGGTCGAGAGCCGCTGCGACGGCACGACAATTTTGCCCAACGGCTACAACTATGGGCTTTAG
- a CDS encoding SGNH/GDSL hydrolase family protein, which translates to MVEIVLWALGIGLVAIAIAELLLRVRYGLGNPPLYVADARTGYRLAPNQSLRRRGNRIAINQYSMRGPAVAPQRPTDALRVLMVGDSIVNGGWWTDQSELLSVKVQEELANLHPSGVQTVEVLNASANSWGPRNELGYLLRFGTFEAQLVLVVLNTDDLFAIAPHSYDLGRNPAYPTRRPPLALWEVIQRRRGYTPSPALQALHDQGGDRVGVNLEALRQIHQVVQAAGGRLAIAMTPLRRELDPDGPRDYELVARQRLTTFTQSEGIPYLDGLPLFQQTAPERLYFDHIHLSAKGNAWVGQALAELLLELWNHTPDPTLPPTHEPLSDLW; encoded by the coding sequence TTGGTAGAAATAGTGCTCTGGGCATTGGGAATTGGGCTGGTGGCGATCGCCATCGCCGAACTGCTGCTGCGGGTGCGCTACGGCCTGGGCAACCCGCCCCTCTACGTGGCCGACGCCCGCACCGGCTACCGCCTGGCCCCCAACCAGAGCCTGCGGCGGCGGGGCAACCGCATTGCGATCAACCAGTATTCGATGCGGGGGCCAGCGGTGGCTCCCCAGCGCCCGACCGATGCCCTGCGGGTGCTGATGGTGGGCGACTCGATTGTCAACGGCGGCTGGTGGACTGACCAGAGCGAGCTGCTGTCGGTCAAGGTGCAGGAGGAATTGGCCAATCTTCATCCGTCTGGGGTGCAGACGGTGGAGGTGCTCAACGCCTCGGCCAACTCCTGGGGGCCGCGCAACGAGTTGGGCTACCTGCTGCGGTTTGGCACCTTTGAGGCCCAGCTGGTGCTGGTGGTGCTGAATACCGACGACCTGTTTGCCATCGCCCCCCACAGCTACGACCTGGGGCGCAACCCCGCCTACCCCACCCGCCGCCCGCCCCTGGCGCTGTGGGAGGTGATCCAGCGCCGCCGGGGCTATACCCCCAGCCCCGCCCTGCAAGCGCTGCACGACCAGGGGGGCGATCGCGTCGGGGTCAACCTAGAGGCCCTGCGCCAGATTCACCAGGTGGTGCAGGCGGCAGGGGGGCGGCTGGCGATCGCCATGACCCCCCTGCGCCGCGAACTCGACCCCGATGGCCCCCGCGACTATGAGCTGGTGGCCCGCCAGCGCCTCACCACCTTTACCCAGAGCGAAGGCATTCCCTACCTCGACGGCCTGCCCCTGTTTCAGCAGACCGCCCCCGAGCGGCTCTACTTCGACCACATTCACCTCAGCGCCAAGGGCAACGCCTGGGTAGGCCAGGCCCTGGCCGAGCTGCTGCTCGAACTGTGGAACCATACCCCCGATCCGACCTTGCCTCCGACCCACGAACCCCTGAGCGATCTGTGGTGA
- a CDS encoding tetratricopeptide repeat protein: MRQPMRSLADVPRPLLLLALMLISGGGAVRPAIAQASQQAGPQTIAQAPEPVLLAQAATTAELERLSTEADLAFRRATTLFFVMLGTLLLLLSVGVVMLWLMRRSVIQEVSAVVRNQINDITDLETKIQTATRDLDYILAQAKERATELNSRTDRFQEEAVTKKQVLNRLVDDLAEFKARTINDWQSTLGDLQVKLESTEANFVGHLTGLRATADDAITTLRKDTQLQRDVVFRTLEENQTGFLRDVNRLRSDVEVHQDAVLQKIGNAETSFADQMGTMTQAMQEERDRAMAALADLRQQLSTQASDQVERQSAAIAEALESLRQGSLTRLQTQTEEISRQLGDLQVSALGERDLALQTIQRSIDEFTSRFANLRSEVDGQRSRILADLRRQADEFLAQFGGLKLDIEKQQDMLLGDLRRAADEALARFADVRTEVDARQQNTLDDFQRTAQALQGQLSQMATEAEVQRSTLLADVEGTANAFRQQVRVLQEAAGEQQLQVLDGLRAMEAAFTEQLNQVRGAIFTKRDRVLDKIDTFDARLSEDLATLGSTTAEREAAARTQLDGLMAEMAERFARLEADIEAGREVTLGRLGDLQQSYRVRLEAIQAEANHQKDDIMRRLGEVSPQYLADSFMSEARQQFETITDKLTRLETNRPQLFLTADEYIGRGDRYLADGDYALAVAEYDKALDIQPVNTQVWLNRATAQQALEQLEGAIDSLDQALELEPKHTGALMQKGLILRELRRHEDALGVFDRLTEITPDDAKAWLNRGMVLSRLKRREDAITAFDRALEIHPEYHEAWVNRGVSYGILQQHEEAFNSFDKAVEYQANDAIAWLNRGLSLIELERYDDALASFDKATRFNPEAPKGWDNRGLALVKLGRDEDALASFDKAIALDPDYPKAHYHKALCYALQRQFDNAMEALQQAVRLDSDYREEARTEPAFDELWSDNWFRELVEK, translated from the coding sequence ATGAGGCAGCCCATGCGTTCCCTGGCCGATGTTCCCCGCCCCCTGTTGCTGCTGGCGCTGATGTTGATCAGCGGCGGTGGGGCGGTGCGGCCTGCGATCGCGCAAGCTTCCCAACAGGCCGGGCCTCAAACCATTGCCCAGGCCCCAGAACCAGTGCTGCTGGCCCAGGCGGCTACCACCGCCGAGCTAGAGCGGCTGAGCACCGAGGCCGATCTGGCCTTTCGCCGCGCTACCACACTGTTCTTTGTCATGCTGGGCACCCTGCTGCTGCTGCTCAGCGTCGGCGTGGTGATGCTGTGGCTGATGCGGCGATCGGTGATTCAAGAGGTCTCCGCCGTCGTGCGCAATCAGATCAACGACATCACCGATTTAGAGACCAAAATTCAAACCGCCACCCGCGACCTCGACTACATTTTGGCCCAGGCCAAGGAGCGCGCCACCGAACTCAACAGCCGCACCGATCGCTTCCAGGAAGAGGCCGTCACCAAAAAACAGGTGCTCAACCGCCTGGTGGATGACCTGGCGGAGTTTAAGGCCCGCACGATCAACGACTGGCAATCGACCCTGGGCGACTTGCAGGTGAAGCTGGAGTCGACCGAGGCCAACTTCGTCGGCCACCTGACCGGGCTGCGGGCCACCGCCGACGACGCGATTACCACCCTGCGCAAAGACACCCAGCTCCAGCGCGACGTGGTGTTTCGCACCCTAGAAGAAAACCAGACCGGCTTTTTGCGCGACGTCAACCGCCTGCGCAGCGATGTGGAAGTGCACCAGGATGCGGTGCTGCAAAAGATCGGCAACGCCGAGACCAGCTTTGCCGACCAGATGGGCACCATGACCCAGGCCATGCAGGAGGAGCGCGATCGCGCCATGGCGGCCCTGGCCGACCTGCGCCAGCAGCTCTCCACCCAGGCCAGCGACCAGGTCGAGCGCCAGAGCGCCGCCATCGCCGAGGCCCTGGAGTCTCTGCGCCAGGGCAGCCTCACCCGCCTGCAAACCCAGACCGAGGAGATCAGCCGCCAGCTGGGCGACTTGCAGGTCAGCGCCCTGGGCGAGCGCGACCTGGCCCTGCAAACCATTCAGCGCTCCATCGACGAATTCACCTCGCGGTTTGCCAACCTGCGCTCCGAGGTAGACGGGCAGCGCAGCCGCATCTTGGCCGACCTGCGCCGTCAGGCCGACGAGTTCCTCGCCCAGTTTGGCGGCCTCAAGCTCGACATTGAGAAGCAGCAGGACATGCTGCTGGGCGACCTGCGCCGGGCGGCAGACGAGGCCCTGGCGCGGTTTGCCGATGTGCGCACCGAGGTGGATGCCCGCCAGCAAAACACCCTCGACGACTTTCAGCGCACGGCCCAGGCGCTCCAGGGTCAGCTCAGCCAGATGGCCACCGAGGCCGAAGTTCAGCGTTCTACCCTGCTGGCCGATGTGGAGGGCACCGCCAACGCCTTTCGCCAGCAGGTGCGGGTGCTGCAAGAGGCGGCGGGCGAGCAGCAGCTCCAGGTGCTCGACGGGCTGCGGGCGATGGAGGCGGCCTTTACCGAGCAGCTCAACCAGGTGCGGGGGGCGATCTTCACCAAGCGCGATCGCGTCCTCGACAAAATCGACACCTTCGACGCCCGCCTCAGCGAAGATCTGGCTACCCTGGGCAGCACCACCGCCGAGCGCGAGGCGGCGGCCCGCACCCAGCTCGACGGGCTGATGGCCGAAATGGCCGAGCGCTTTGCCCGCCTGGAGGCCGACATCGAGGCCGGGCGCGAGGTCACCCTGGGCCGCCTGGGCGACTTGCAGCAGAGCTACCGGGTGCGGCTGGAGGCGATTCAGGCCGAGGCCAACCACCAAAAAGACGACATCATGCGCCGCCTGGGCGAGGTGTCGCCCCAGTACCTGGCCGACTCGTTTATGAGCGAGGCGCGGCAGCAGTTTGAGACCATCACCGATAAGCTCACCCGGCTGGAGACCAACCGACCCCAGCTGTTTCTCACTGCCGATGAGTACATTGGCCGGGGCGATCGCTACTTAGCTGACGGCGACTACGCCCTGGCGGTGGCCGAGTACGACAAAGCCCTCGACATTCAGCCGGTCAACACCCAGGTGTGGCTCAACCGCGCTACCGCCCAGCAGGCCCTAGAGCAGCTCGAAGGGGCGATCGACTCCCTCGACCAGGCCCTGGAGCTAGAGCCCAAGCACACCGGGGCGCTGATGCAGAAAGGCCTGATTTTGCGGGAGCTGCGCCGCCACGAAGACGCCCTGGGGGTGTTTGACCGGCTCACCGAAATCACCCCCGACGACGCCAAGGCCTGGCTCAATCGGGGCATGGTGCTGAGCCGCCTGAAGCGCCGCGAAGACGCCATTACCGCCTTTGACCGCGCCCTGGAGATTCACCCCGAGTACCACGAAGCCTGGGTGAATCGCGGTGTGTCCTACGGCATTTTGCAGCAGCACGAGGAGGCGTTTAACTCCTTCGACAAGGCGGTGGAATACCAGGCCAACGACGCGATCGCCTGGCTCAACCGGGGCCTCTCGCTGATCGAGCTAGAGCGCTACGACGACGCCCTGGCCAGCTTTGACAAAGCCACCCGCTTCAACCCCGAGGCCCCCAAGGGCTGGGACAACCGGGGCCTGGCCCTGGTGAAGCTGGGCCGCGACGAGGATGCTCTGGCCAGCTTTGACAAGGCGATCGCCCTCGACCCCGACTACCCCAAGGCCCACTACCACAAAGCCCTCTGCTACGCCCTCCAGCGCCAGTTCGACAACGCCATGGAAGCGCTGCAACAGGCGGTGCGCCTCGACTCTGACTACCGCGAAGAGGCCCGCACCGAGCCCGCCTTTGACGAACTCTGGAGCGACAACTGGTTCCGCGAGCTGGTGGAGAAATAG
- a CDS encoding SagB/ThcOx family dehydrogenase, with protein MPDALVSIAQHYHSRTKYDPATLAAKAQPLDYSRQPNPFKTYRVGVEVDLKPYLDDGDAPDPASDRLDWMRLSRLLINAYGLTAKFPTATGQTFYLRSAPSAGGLYPAEIYIISRGTRLLPAGLYNYQARSHSLWRYWDDHGWQSLQRACFWHPALEATHLALVVTGVFYRSTWRYQDRAYRRICLDVGHLLGNLELASALVDYRPHLVASFADQAVAELLYLDPAQEGALAVLPLADLLTVEQNLPCAQVAFATAPQTQFPTVPDGELLGYFHQATAIAPTAAAPKWAMRPAGDTPQPADTLEDKYNLPFGLRVPTTSPPIAWGPHLEALETALYKRRSTRQYSGGAISLAELKLALDFTYQPHHYRDQGFDPDPDYSDRSLVHTFVVACGVEGLDDGCYYYAPRSEELRQVRFKTFRRELHYLCLGQPLGRDAAAVVFHTADLGGAVAAYGDRVYRYLHMDAGHLGQRLNLAATRLGLGVSGIGGFYDDQVNDVLGIPPDEAVIYITTLGQAG; from the coding sequence ATGCCCGACGCTCTGGTTTCCATAGCCCAGCACTACCACAGCCGCACCAAATACGACCCGGCCACCCTGGCGGCCAAGGCCCAACCCCTCGACTACAGCCGCCAGCCCAACCCCTTTAAGACCTACCGGGTAGGGGTTGAGGTCGATCTCAAGCCCTACCTAGACGACGGCGATGCCCCCGACCCCGCCAGCGATCGCCTGGACTGGATGCGGCTGTCGCGGCTGTTGATCAACGCCTACGGGCTGACGGCCAAATTTCCCACCGCCACGGGACAGACGTTCTATCTGCGATCGGCCCCGTCGGCGGGGGGCCTCTACCCGGCGGAGATCTATATTATTTCGCGGGGCACTCGACTGCTGCCAGCGGGGCTCTACAACTACCAGGCCCGCAGCCACAGCCTCTGGCGCTACTGGGATGACCACGGCTGGCAAAGTCTACAGCGGGCCTGCTTTTGGCATCCGGCCCTGGAGGCGACTCACCTGGCCCTGGTGGTGACGGGGGTGTTTTATCGCTCCACCTGGCGCTACCAAGACCGGGCCTATCGGCGCATCTGTTTAGATGTGGGCCATCTGCTGGGCAATCTGGAGCTGGCCAGCGCTCTGGTGGACTACCGCCCCCACCTGGTGGCCAGTTTTGCCGACCAGGCGGTGGCCGAGCTGCTCTACCTCGACCCGGCCCAGGAGGGGGCGCTGGCCGTGCTGCCCCTGGCCGACTTGCTGACGGTGGAGCAAAACCTGCCCTGTGCCCAGGTGGCCTTTGCCACCGCGCCCCAGACCCAGTTTCCAACGGTGCCCGACGGCGAGCTGCTGGGCTACTTTCACCAGGCCACCGCCATTGCCCCCACCGCGGCGGCACCCAAGTGGGCCATGCGCCCGGCGGGCGACACTCCCCAGCCCGCCGACACCCTGGAAGACAAGTACAATCTGCCCTTTGGTCTGCGGGTGCCCACCACCAGCCCCCCGATCGCCTGGGGGCCACACCTGGAGGCATTGGAAACGGCTCTGTACAAGCGGCGATCGACCCGGCAGTACAGCGGGGGGGCGATTTCCCTGGCGGAGCTGAAGCTAGCGCTCGATTTTACCTACCAACCCCACCACTACCGCGATCAGGGATTTGACCCCGACCCCGACTACAGCGATCGCTCCCTGGTACACACCTTTGTGGTGGCCTGCGGCGTTGAGGGGCTCGACGACGGCTGCTACTACTACGCCCCCCGCAGCGAAGAGCTGCGCCAGGTGCGCTTTAAGACCTTTCGCCGCGAGCTGCACTACCTCTGTTTGGGCCAGCCCCTGGGGCGCGATGCCGCTGCCGTCGTGTTTCACACCGCCGATCTGGGGGGCGCGGTGGCGGCCTACGGCGATCGCGTCTACCGCTACCTGCACATGGATGCGGGCCACCTGGGCCAGCGGCTCAACCTGGCGGCCACCCGGCTGGGGCTGGGGGTGAGCGGCATCGGCGGGTTCTACGACGACCAGGTCAACGACGTGCTGGGTATTCCGCCCGACGAAGCGGTGATTTATATTACGACCCTGGGGCAGGCGGGGTAG
- a CDS encoding glycosyltransferase has translation MFFSVVTPAYNRRPILEKCLRALESQVFDPALITDYELVVVDDGSTDGTIEWLQANAAEFPHVRLVERHHQGAAAARNYGVEVAQGDTIAFVDSDVIMPPGSLQAHALALADAYERLGDDRVFTAGRLVNTSNFEQPTAEPAKVTDFSNAFFDTANLAIARHWLLTAGLFDTEFSQYGWEDLELGVRLKNLGVTMVKVPEAVGYHYHPPFSLDQIPKMIDQEIQRGRMGAIFYKKHPTREVRMMIQMTPLHQVLWGGLTAGGRLNEKTMAPLLRWLIDRGNPSLALELARIFLNWYTVQGVYAAYGELQQEG, from the coding sequence GTGTTTTTCAGCGTCGTTACCCCCGCCTACAACCGCCGGCCCATTCTCGAAAAGTGCCTGCGTGCCCTGGAAAGCCAGGTGTTTGACCCCGCCCTGATCACCGACTACGAGCTGGTGGTGGTCGATGACGGCTCCACCGATGGCACCATCGAGTGGCTGCAAGCCAATGCCGCCGAATTTCCCCACGTGCGATTGGTGGAGCGCCACCATCAGGGGGCGGCGGCGGCCCGCAACTACGGGGTAGAGGTGGCCCAGGGCGACACCATTGCCTTTGTCGATAGCGACGTAATTATGCCGCCGGGCAGCCTCCAGGCCCACGCCCTGGCCCTGGCCGACGCCTACGAGCGGCTGGGCGACGATCGCGTGTTCACCGCCGGTCGCCTCGTCAACACCAGCAACTTTGAGCAGCCCACCGCCGAACCCGCCAAGGTGACGGATTTCTCCAACGCTTTTTTTGATACGGCCAACCTGGCGATCGCCCGCCACTGGCTGCTGACCGCTGGCCTGTTCGACACCGAATTTAGCCAGTACGGCTGGGAAGATCTAGAGCTGGGGGTGCGGCTCAAAAACCTGGGCGTCACCATGGTCAAGGTGCCCGAGGCCGTGGGCTACCACTACCACCCTCCCTTCTCCCTCGATCAAATTCCCAAAATGATCGACCAGGAAATTCAGCGGGGCCGCATGGGGGCAATTTTTTACAAAAAGCACCCTACCCGCGAAGTGCGGATGATGATTCAGATGACCCCCCTGCACCAGGTACTCTGGGGCGGGCTCACCGCCGGCGGGCGGCTCAACGAAAAAACCATGGCACCCCTGCTGCGCTGGCTGATCGATCGGGGCAACCCGTCGCTGGCGCTGGAGCTGGCGCGGATATTTCTCAACTGGTATACGGTGCAGGGGGTCTACGCCGCCTACGGCGAGCTTCAGCAGGAGGGATAG